Part of the Dehalococcoidia bacterium genome is shown below.
CAATTACTGATATGCCTCAACTTATTACAGCGCTTGTTTCTTCAGACGAAGGTAGTGGCCCCTACAAGACAAAGGGTATCGGTGAGTATGCAATTGAGGGGATTGCTGCTGCGGTAGCTAATGCAGTGCATGATGCGTGTGGCGTACGAATTTCAGATGCGCCCGTTACTGCCGAGAAGATTTACAAGGAATTGGCGAATCATAGATAACAGCTCAAGTTGCCTGTTGAATTTTCGTGAGTAACGGCCTTCCCCTCCATCCGCCTTTTATTTCAAGAACACCTGGGAAATTGCTTATAAGGAGATTCCTGGTTTCGACACGTCCATCTATGTAGATAGAGCACCCGGTTTTTAGATTAGGTAGGAGCTTGATTAAATCCCCGTTGGGATAAATTATTTTTTCCTTATTACTAAACATCGGCCCGTCTACTATGACAAAATCAAATCCTTCGCCAACGTCATTTTGGAGATAATTGGAGATAACAGGACCACTGTCGCTCAAAGTAAGTTTCCAGTTGAACGTCGCTATGGATGATCTGAATTCTTGATTTGTAAGGCTCTGGGATAAGTGTCTCTGCAGTTTTTACCATTTCAGGTAATTGCTCCAACGAGACTATTGAACCTTTTGCATTATGCTGCATAGCAGCCGCGATAAACGCTGATGAAGTCCCAATTCCCGTCCCAAACTCTAGGCATTTAGAGAAGCGATTCACTCGAACATGTCGATAGAGACGGTATGCGTCTAATTCACTTATGATCATTGCCCCTTGGGGGTGATTAGAAAAAATGTTGTATAACTGCCGTACCGACTTTGGAGTAAGTAACCTATAGTAACTAAGTATGATCCAATCACGTGTTTTTCTCGCGAAATTAAGTACCAATTTTATTTCCAGAGTGCGTTTGGGTAATATTGCGGCATAAGGACAGAAATAGATATTATTTTTAATTATAGTAATTAATGGATTGAGATGAACCAGCAACGACTCTATTACCTAGATGCATTGAGAGCATTCGCTATGTTGCTGGGAATCGTTCTCCACGCTGGCATGCCTTTGTACCCTTGGCGGTCTTGGTCTGGAGATGAGTCGGCTCAGGCATTGTCCATAGATATCCTTATGGGTTCGATTCATTCATTCCGGATGCCACTGTTTTTTTTACTTAGCGGATTCTTTGCGCTGATGCTCCTTAATCGCAGAGGAATTACAGGATTTGTTCGGCATCGATTGCGCCGTGTTGCTTTACCTTTCGCTGTAGGCTATCCAGTTATTTTGATATCAATGATTGGAGCTTATATTGCCGGCTTTATAGCGATTGTAATTGGAGATCCTGATCTGGGGAAAGAACTTGAGGCAAAAATGGAAGACGGTGAGGAATCCGGAGGATTTGACCTTATGCACCTTTGGTTCCTCTGGTATCTCTCTCTGTTTGTCGGGACATTTGCATTGATGATGAAATTTCTGCAATCGATAAGAATACCTGAAGCACTGCAGTTCACCTTACGCAAAGTGTTGATGCTTACCATACCTTTACTGCTGCTTATCCCTTATCTTTTTATGCCCCGAGACGGCACTCCTGAGGTGGATACGTATAGTCTCCTGAACTGGAGAATGTTTACCTACTATTTCGGGTATTTCCTTTTCGGGGCATTGCTGTTTGGGCAAAATACCAAATCAGGGCAGCCTCTTATTGAGTGGATAGGCAATAAATGGAAATTCCTCTTATCTGTTGCATTAACCTTGCTGATGTTTAGCTTCGCGCTAACAGATTTCACAAAGTCTTCAGTGTGGTGGTTTGTTTATTGCGTGGTACATATATCTGCTTGCTGGTGCTTTTGCTTTGGGTTTATTGGCTTGTTTAACAGGTACTTTTCTGAAGGGAAGTATTGGATTCGCTACTGGTCAGATGCTTCGTTTTTTATGTACCTCATGCACCTCCCAGTACTTGTTTTCATGCAGGCGATCGTTATTCCTATCCCCGTACCATTAATTGCAAAATTTCTATTACAGTGCCTGCTTGCGGTGGGGATGTTGTATGTGATGTACCGATTTGCCGTGCGTTATACATGGATAGGGAGATTGCTCAATGGGAAGCGCACTAGAGATGGGGACCGTGAGCTGAAAGATACATTGGTTGCTTAGCATGCTCTTACTTTAATATTGCTGTTTTAAGGGGAGGACGCCACGAACTCCACCTCTGGGGTTATTTACATCACCTGGGCGCCGTGGGATTAAATGGACATGGCAATGAAAAATGGTCTGGCCGGCATCATGGCCGGCATTAATGCCTATGTTGAAACCTGTTACGGTGGGGTCATTTTTTTTAATTCTAGATTTGGCACTGAATAAAAGAGCGTTAATAGCGTTTAACTCAGGTTGAAACAGATCAAAAAAGTCACTTACGTGTCGGTTAGGTATTACAAGTGTGTGTAGAGGAGTTACTGGGAAAGCGTCATTTAGCGCATAGCATAATTCGTTTTGCTCTTGTTCAATGGTATTGGTATGGGAAGGTTGGCAAAAAACGCATTCGCTGTCTCTAATTTCATAAACTTCATTGATACTTCGAAAATCAGTATCGTCTCTGTTTTGCTTCATTGCGTTGCATGAATAGCAAAGTGCTTGAAGGTTACTTAAATCATCAGTTCCCTGCAGGCTTCGAGGCACTATGTGATCTACTTCTAATGCCTTTTTGTCTTTAGATACGCCACAAAGCTCACATCGCCCATGAGCTCGTTTAAGGACCTCGTACTTCAATGAGCCTGATACATATCCTGTCGATTTACGCCTGTGTGACCATGGATCAGACCGCGCCGCCTGGTATGTGTTTATTCGGTCATTGCAAAGCTTTATCAATTCAGTAACTTCTCCTGATGTGAGCTGATTAAAACCCGGTAGAGTGTACGTATTCTTAGTTTTGCTTGTAATTTTGTGATTAGTAGTGAGTACCTTCCCCGGCATTTTCAGTGTGATTTGCTCGTAATAATCAGCTTGAGAAGGGTCCATCAATAGAATCGCCTGTGCGATTTCTGAAACGGTTGCTTCTCCATTTTTGCGAAGTAATTCAATAAGCATCACGGGTTGATATATATGCGACATTCGCATCGTTGTAGAAATAAAATGTGATAATTGTTCAAATGTTTTCGACATATATTCCTCGCAAAACACATGTAATAATTCTTACTATAAGTATCTATTTTCTTCAGGTGGTACGATACGCTTGTATCGGTACAAAATGTCTATAAATATTGATGAGATTTTAGATGAGGGACTTCAATACCATGGAGTTCATTTTGCTTCAAAGCCAGCAGCTCTCAGGCAGCTGGTTTTAGTTCGGGATATCTTGGATGCATTGCCTGAAGGTGACTGGGTCACTGGAGTAGATATTGGGTCGAAATATGATGACCTTGGGCAAATGCTGAAGGCTCATAACGTTCGATGCACACGGGTAGATATAGAAAACAGACCAGGTGATGGTGAATTTGTACTAGGGGACGGGGAATCATTACCTTTTGCGGACAATTCGGTGGGCTTTGCAGTGCTTTCGCACGTTATGGCTCATGTTGAGCACTTGGATAGGATGATGAGCGAAGTTGCCAGAATTTTGATACCTGGGGGGCGTGTATTTATTTTACAGTCCAATCGATACGGCTGGTGGAAATTTTGGGGGTATTACCTGCGTAGGAACGATCGCGTTGTTCACTGGCGCACTATAGATGCCTGGGGCATGCAACACTGGTTAGCAGATGCGGGACTGGGTATAGAAAAAATGTATGCCCCGTACCATTTCTATCTCCATAGCAAACTAAGTGGATTTTTCTATAAATTGGACCGCGTACTGGAAAGGCGGGTCCCGAAAGCTATCGCAACGCAGTGGCTAGTTCGAGCAAAAAAGCCAGATAAAGACCTCCCTTTCCCCTCTAGGAAACGTTCTCTAACATTGCCAGAAAAAGCTACTTTGATTGTAATTGCAACATTGCAAGCAGTTGGTATAAAAGCCCTGGAACTGGCGTTACGATTACTAAAAGGTGGAAAGTCAGTCGCTGAGCAGACATAAAAATGTTGAAGTTATTCAGAATACTGGAAAAGCGTGAACGTAGGATTTTTGCGTTTGTAGTAGCAGTTATGCTGCTTATGGGCGTTACTCAGCTTGTCGGGATTGGTGCATTATTTCCTTTCATAACTCTTTTGGCAGATCCTGATCAGCTGCAGCAGAATGGTTTACTTTCCCGAGCATATGACGCTTTTGGGTTTGAGAGTTCACGTTCTTTTTTGGTTTTTGTAGGAGGAGTTGCACTTCTTGCCCTAGTAATTACCAATGTGGTCACTGCATTCGGGTTGTATGTAACAGAAAAATACGCTCGCTCGATGCAGCATAAATTGTCTGCAAGGTTGTTCGAAGGCTATCTTTCAAGGCCCTACTCTTTTTTCCTGTCGGGTAACTCTAGTGATCTTTCGCGGAATGTATTGATTGAGACAGGTATTCTTGTTGAAGGTGTGGTCATACCTACTATTCAAGTGATGACCGGAATTATCATTTCATTTTTCATTTTGAGTTTTTTGATATGGCTTAATCCATTGATGACTCTGATAGTGGTAATTGCAATGGGAGCTTCATATTTTATTGTGTACCTAATAGTGAGTCGTTTGATGTCAATTTTTGGAAAGAAGCGCTTCGAGGCGAATGCGGCTAGATTCCGCTCTGCTAATGAGGCGTTTGCGGGGATTAAAGATTTGAAAGTGCTCGGTCGGCAGGATGAGTATGAGCGTAGGTTTAGGGGCAGCTCGCGTGAATTCACTAACGCACTGGTTGTAGAGTCAGTATCTGCCCAATTACCTCGATTTTTGATTGAAACGATTGCCTTTGGTGGAATATTGGTAATGGTTCTATATCTGCTACTTACTGGAGCAGCGTTTAAAGAAATTGTGATACTGGCAAGTATTTTTGCTTTTGCTGGTTATCGAACATTACCTGCGCTACAGCAAATATATCGTGCTTCCGCAAAGCTAAAATTCACTGAAATAGTTGCAGAGACCTTGATTGGCGATCTTGATAAAGATAAGTCCAGTATTGCTTTCTCTTCGAATAGTAACGTTGAGGTTAAGCTTGATGATGCTATAGCTCTGAAGGGCGTAAGTTTTTCCTATAGCGAGAGAAATTCTGAGGCACTTCAGAATGTCACTTTGGAAATAAAGAAAGGTTCTTTTGTAGCTGTAGTAGGCAGAACAGGTTCAGGCAAAACTACATTGGTTGATTTGATGCTTGGGTTGTTGGAGCCTAGCTCAGGTCAATTTTTAGTGGACGAGGTGAAAATTGATCAGTCCAGCGCACCTTCGTGGAGACGGCAGGTAGGTTATGTGCCTCAACAGATTTTCTTATCAGATGACACATTGGCCTCGAATATTGCTCTCGGTATTTCGCAGAATTTAATAGATTTAGAAAAAGTAAAACGTGCTGCGTCTATTGCCCAGGTTGAGGAATTTCTAGATCAGCTGCCTGATGGATTTAACACATTGATCGGCGAGCGAGGGGTACGTTTAAGTGGCGGGCAGCGCCAGAGGGTTGGCATAGCACGTGCAATTTATTCTTCGCCATCCATCTTAATTTTGGATGAAGCTACGAGCTCGTTAGATTCAATTACCGAGCGTGCAGTTATGGATGCTATAGAGCAGCTTAGAGGAGATATGACAATAATTGTAGTTGCGCATAGATTGTCCACGGTGATGAGCAGTGAGGAAATCTATGTTTTTGACTCCGGCTCACTAGTCGATCATGGTAGCTACAAGGATCTTGTAAAAAATAGCGATTTATTCCAAGAATTAGCGTCTATGTTTGAAGAGGAATCAAGCAAGTAGATTTTCAAAAACCTTCAGGTACTGGCCGGTAATGAAAGTTTCCTCAAACTCTTCTATGGCTATCCGCCTGCTTTCCTGACCCATTTTTTTACGTAATGCCGCGTCGTCAATCAAAGTCTCAATACTTGATGCCAAGAGGTTTATATCTTTGACCGGGACTAGGAATCCATTTATTCCGTCCTTTGTTACGTACTTACACCCGCCGACGTTGGTAGTGACAATGGGTAAGCCGGCGCTTGCACTCTCAAGCAAAAAACGTGGGAGCCCTTCGTGGTAACTCGGTAATACCACGATATCCACTTGACTCAAAATACTGGGCATATCATCGATATGGCCTTTGAAATTTATAGAATGCTCGTAAGTAGATTT
Proteins encoded:
- a CDS encoding acyltransferase family protein, with protein sequence MNQQRLYYLDALRAFAMLLGIVLHAGMPLYPWRSWSGDESAQALSIDILMGSIHSFRMPLFFLLSGFFALMLLNRRGITGFVRHRLRRVALPFAVGYPVILISMIGAYIAGFIAIVIGDPDLGKELEAKMEDGEESGGFDLMHLWFLWYLSLFVGTFALMMKFLQSIRIPEALQFTLRKVLMLTIPLLLLIPYLFMPRDGTPEVDTYSLLNWRMFTYYFGYFLFGALLFGQNTKSGQPLIEWIGNKWKFLLSVALTLLMFSFALTDFTKSSVWWFVYCVVHISACWCFCFGFIGLFNRYFSEGKYWIRYWSDASFFMYLMHLPVLVFMQAIVIPIPVPLIAKFLLQCLLAVGMLYVMYRFAVRYTWIGRLLNGKRTRDGDRELKDTLVA
- a CDS encoding HIT domain-containing protein — protein: MSKTFEQLSHFISTTMRMSHIYQPVMLIELLRKNGEATVSEIAQAILLMDPSQADYYEQITLKMPGKVLTTNHKITSKTKNTYTLPGFNQLTSGEVTELIKLCNDRINTYQAARSDPWSHRRKSTGYVSGSLKYEVLKRAHGRCELCGVSKDKKALEVDHIVPRSLQGTDDLSNLQALCYSCNAMKQNRDDTDFRSINEVYEIRDSECVFCQPSHTNTIEQEQNELCYALNDAFPVTPLHTLVIPNRHVSDFFDLFQPELNAINALLFSAKSRIKKNDPTVTGFNIGINAGHDAGQTIFHCHVHLIPRRPGDVNNPRGGVRGVLPLKQQY
- a CDS encoding class I SAM-dependent methyltransferase — encoded protein: MSINIDEILDEGLQYHGVHFASKPAALRQLVLVRDILDALPEGDWVTGVDIGSKYDDLGQMLKAHNVRCTRVDIENRPGDGEFVLGDGESLPFADNSVGFAVLSHVMAHVEHLDRMMSEVARILIPGGRVFILQSNRYGWWKFWGYYLRRNDRVVHWRTIDAWGMQHWLADAGLGIEKMYAPYHFYLHSKLSGFFYKLDRVLERRVPKAIATQWLVRAKKPDKDLPFPSRKRSLTLPEKATLIVIATLQAVGIKALELALRLLKGGKSVAEQT
- a CDS encoding ABC transporter ATP-binding protein/permease, yielding MLKLFRILEKRERRIFAFVVAVMLLMGVTQLVGIGALFPFITLLADPDQLQQNGLLSRAYDAFGFESSRSFLVFVGGVALLALVITNVVTAFGLYVTEKYARSMQHKLSARLFEGYLSRPYSFFLSGNSSDLSRNVLIETGILVEGVVIPTIQVMTGIIISFFILSFLIWLNPLMTLIVVIAMGASYFIVYLIVSRLMSIFGKKRFEANAARFRSANEAFAGIKDLKVLGRQDEYERRFRGSSREFTNALVVESVSAQLPRFLIETIAFGGILVMVLYLLLTGAAFKEIVILASIFAFAGYRTLPALQQIYRASAKLKFTEIVAETLIGDLDKDKSSIAFSSNSNVEVKLDDAIALKGVSFSYSERNSEALQNVTLEIKKGSFVAVVGRTGSGKTTLVDLMLGLLEPSSGQFLVDEVKIDQSSAPSWRRQVGYVPQQIFLSDDTLASNIALGISQNLIDLEKVKRAASIAQVEEFLDQLPDGFNTLIGERGVRLSGGQRQRVGIARAIYSSPSILILDEATSSLDSITERAVMDAIEQLRGDMTIIVVAHRLSTVMSSEEIYVFDSGSLVDHGSYKDLVKNSDLFQELASMFEEESSK